One stretch of Pseudomonadota bacterium DNA includes these proteins:
- a CDS encoding adenine phosphoribosyltransferase: protein MEPSSGTSARLDLKTFVRDIPDFPIPGILFKDIMPLIGDGSALRQSVDDLLAPFREARIDAIAAVEARGYLLAAPMACALGVGLIPVRKPGKLPYKTISQDYSLEYGKNTLEMHDDACKPGARVLIVDDLIATGGSARAAGHLIERVGGTVAGFAFLIELGFLNGRQALDGYTVHSVLNY, encoded by the coding sequence GTGGAACCCTCGTCCGGCACTTCCGCACGACTCGATCTCAAGACCTTTGTTCGCGACATCCCGGATTTCCCGATTCCTGGCATCCTCTTCAAGGACATCATGCCGCTCATCGGAGACGGGTCGGCGCTGCGCCAGTCGGTGGACGACCTGCTGGCCCCCTTCCGCGAGGCCCGCATCGACGCCATCGCCGCGGTCGAGGCGCGTGGCTACCTGCTGGCGGCGCCCATGGCGTGCGCCCTCGGGGTGGGGCTCATTCCCGTGCGAAAGCCCGGCAAGCTCCCCTACAAGACCATCTCGCAAGACTACAGCCTCGAGTACGGCAAGAACACCCTCGAGATGCACGACGACGCCTGCAAGCCGGGCGCCCGCGTGCTCATCGTCGATGACCTCATCGCCACGGGGGGTTCGGCGCGTGCCGCGGGTCATCTCATCGAGCGCGTCGGCGGCACGGTGGCCGGGTTCGCCTTCCTCATCGAGCTTGGGTTCCTCAACGGGCGTCAGGCCCTCGACGGCTACACGGTGCACTCGGTTCTGAACTACTGA
- a CDS encoding DUF503 domain-containing protein produces MYVCACHLDLLLLDKPDSLKGKRHVVKSLKERLRSRFGISVAEVGSQDLLHRSEIGIAFVGERRDVLESVLDQILHQIECQGSVEIMASTIDFQQY; encoded by the coding sequence ATGTACGTCTGCGCGTGTCATCTCGACCTTCTTCTTCTCGACAAGCCGGACTCGCTGAAAGGCAAGCGACACGTCGTCAAGAGCCTCAAGGAGCGGCTGCGAAGCCGCTTCGGGATCTCCGTGGCCGAGGTGGGCAGCCAGGACCTGCTCCATCGCAGCGAGATCGGCATCGCCTTCGTGGGAGAGCGCCGAGACGTTCTCGAATCCGTGCTCGACCAGATCCTGCATCAGATCGAGTGTCAGGGCAGCGTCGAGATCATGGCGTCCACCATCGACTTCCAGCAGTACTGA